The genome window TTGCTCATGATTCTCTGTTCAGCCACTATCCACAATCATTTCATTTGCTCTTGCAAAACCAAGATATACATACACAGATCATCTGAAACAACTTTGAATAATCCAGATAGAAACACTGGATAAAGTTGATAGACatctggacattttttttttcacactgtaatCTTTCCTGCTTGTATCCTTTGGTAGAATAATCACATAACCATTGACTAGGGCTGAGTATTGGGTAACTCAGATTCCCTTATACAAAATAAATGGTTTTCCaccaataacatttattttatttgtgtattcatACCTCACCTGAATCCCCAAGACAATTTAAGATGACATAAAATTGCATATGAGGTAAAGTAtgcaaaaacaaaagtagaaagatGAGATGAAGACAGGAAGAAGGATTATATGTGAAATGCAGCAGTGAATCTATCTTCCTAGTAACTAACACAAAAATTATCAAGTGTGTATTTCTTAATATTCAGAAGACAAAGCAAACCTGTTTCCTAGGAATAGCACTCCCCCCCCCAGTTTTTAAACTGAAGCAATTTTGTTTTTACCTATGGCTTCTCAAAAAGAGGACAGTGTCACCAACAGCATCCTTAAATTTAATATGTCACTTTTTAGCGATGTTTCTTATAATATCCCTAGAGGTCAGCCCAAACCGTCACAACCATAGCCATTcaatacaaataattttacagGACCAAAAGGATTGATGGCTGCAGTTTGATGCTATTCTGACTTTATacaataaatactaataaatttATTAGTATTAGTAAAATAAATGCACCATATATCTTTTAGGCATGAACTATGTGTAGTGCTTTTCTCTAAACATTTTCTCTACTGAGTTTTGAGTAAATATTAAGTAGCAGTAAATTTGATATATCCTTAAATAATACATGTAGTGCAGATATTGATTGTGGCTATAAAATGTAGAGTTGTTTGGTTAATCGTTCTCTGACagtctcttttaaaatttgacaagCTTTTCCAAGACTCCAGCCTAAAGAGAAGGCCACTTCCTTCCTCTATTCAGAGGTGAGGTGAGTGAGTGCCTGCAGGTTTAAGTAAGGTCTCGCCAAGGTACAATTTGGGGTCCACTTTAACACAGACTAAAAGATGATCAAAGCCTTAAAGTTCTATTATTCCACATAGGGAATTGTCACTTATGTTTTAGTCTGAATGAGAAACTTTTAGAATATATATAGccttagcattaaaaaaaaaaaacaaaaaaaaaaaaaacacttggtaATATCTAACCTTCACCAATGTAATTGACcaagggaaacattttttttttggagacaaagtttcactctgttgcacaggctagactGCCATGCAGTCAGCCTagctgctcacagcaacctcaaactcctgggctcaagcgatctttctgcctcagcctcccaagtagctgggactacaggcatgtgtcaccatgcctggctaatattttctatatatttttacttagccaattattttctttcaatttttagtagagatggggtctccatcttgctcaggctggtttcgaactcctgaccttgagcgatccacccgcctggccttcccagagtgctaggattatagacctgagccaccgtgccagcctgggaaacattcTTTGATTGACAAATGTCTCTCAGGGAACAGAATGAGTTGATTTACTATATGGATTGTCAACTATTTAGAGTGTTCAATGTTGGCATACAAGTAggatcacaattttttaaaacatgacttTAATGTTAAACTCTTTTCTCTGAAAGCAATTAGATAGCATGGCCAGTAATCGATTCAAATCATTCTAATTTTGTGACAGTTCTTCTCTACCTATGTATGTATAGATacagattcattttatttttgaatcagTTGATTTCTAGTCGTAAATATAGAAGATACCATCCATGCATTGCCCTACTAAAAATAGTCCTATGGTTCATCAAAGCTGTTCTAGTTAATCCATATTTTAGAAGCTGATATGATATCAGCTTCTGATATCTTCTGATATCTTCCTCCTGTTTGGAGGCAGAAACATTATACCCAGGTGGAATATAGTAATATGGCAAAAAGAACTCAAAACAGTTTGCTTAGTATCAAGAATAAAGAATTAGGGAGgagaaaagttttaattttgttttcttacagcTTTGCCAGGAAGTAAAGCTTCGGAGGAAAATCAATATGCATGAACGTGCTAGGATCATTGGTCTAGATCTTGAGAAGACCACTCAAGAAAAAATGGTGGAATCTTCTCCAGATGACCCCAGTGCGGGACAATACGAATTTACAGGGATGAATCACAGGGATGgtctgggaaaagaaaagaaaacggaGCAGAGCTTATTCAGTGAAGGAAATCAAATGTGTaaagaacaaaaagcaacaaaaaaatcaaaagtaggATTTATAGATCCTTTGGCCACAGACAATCAAAAGGAATGTGAGGCCTGGCCTGCCCCGAGGACTTCTGAGGAAGAGAGCAAGAGCTGTTCTGGTGCCCTCAACACTGTAAGTGAGCTGTGATTAGCCTAGAACtctttctaaagaaatatttacatttcaaagtgcTAACATGCTATTGCTTATACATATAAAGGCTCTTGAAGAACTTGCCAAAGTTAGTGAAGAATTATGCAGCTTTCAAGAGGAAATTCGAAAGCGGTCTAACCATAGAAGGTAGGCTGGTACATCTATGATTATTTTAtgttgggaaataaaaaaatattgtttgtaGTTAGCGAATCCAAACTGCCTCCTCCTTATATTTTGTTTGTGAGAATTGAGAATTTAAGAACTgagttattaaaatttattctcttggATGGGAGATAGAAACTTCAATTGCATATGTCTCTGCTcactaattctaattctaattcctAAAGCAAATCTTCCAATTCTCTTTGTAATTTGACTATTAGGAATACTTCACTCTTTTGGTGTTTAGTTAAGGTAGCTCTTCCATAATAAATTAACAAGTAGCTTCTAATGTAgctcttattaataattttgagtaATTGGCCAGTAGAAGAGTATACAACTGGGCTAACCCAGttaaatacatctttaaaatatgtcagaTTTAACACAATGGTGtgttagttatatatatatatatatatatatatatatatataatgatgttCTGCTGAAACATTTAATGCTTAAAACACAATTATTTCTctgtaattaatattaatatgtttctgATAATTGTAACAGTAATTTTgccaaattcaaaaaatatatttggaaattctCTATTAGTTAAGTAAAGATGGAATATTCTAGGATTAACATCTCCTTGTGGGGCAGTATACTCTTAGAAAGCTACAACAGtgtgtttccttatttttcttagctCTTAGGAAGCTCAGAGAGAATTTTTGTGCTGACTTTGCAGTAGGTTTTTTAGCCAACAAtgttttatacataatattttcctCTACTTGCCCAATTAGCTTTTGTGTACTATTCTCTGTTAATAAGTACTTATCTGTACTTTATTGTAAGGTATCTCATAACCTTTTATAAATTGAAGATATTTATatgtatgatttatatttatcaatataaGTAAGTTTGATTTGTGATTGTTgctttatttaggtttttatttaaataactcaGAACTTACTTGccaattttcttttataagtcaCACCTGGTGTAAAGCTGTTATTGTCATCCCATGACTTTAGAACAAGGTTCAAAATCTTTGATATATAATTCAAAGGCAGGATGATTTGCCATGACCTAATGTTTccctctcatttttcattttggtcCCCACTCTGCTTTATAATCCATCTGTACCAAAGTACTCATTGTCCCTTGAAGAGCCACACAATTTTTATCACAGCTCACTTTGTCTATGTGCCCTTTACTCagctcatctaaaaaaaaaatatcttaccTTTCTTTCAGGTCCAAATGACACCTTTCATTTGGAATTATTCATGTCTCATTGCACTTTCATTCAGATTTCTATCTtactatttaaaatgttatttcacaTTCAAGGGGAGGAACTTGAGCTCACATTACATAATGAATGTGAATTCGGTAGGCAGAGAGGAGGTAAGGAAATGGTAAGAGAAACCTATAAATGGGAAAGCCAATAGCACAAACGCACAAGACTACACAGTCTAATTTGAGTGTAGGTGAAGTTTCAGGTAATAGAGAAAATGGGACATGAATTAGGAAAGATAGTTTGGGTCACAGTTATGTGTAGAGCCTTGAATCTAACACTGAGAGGTAGACTCTACTATAAAAGCCAAAATATGACTTGAAGTTTTTGATTAGcagatttatataaaaacaatgtttGAGGTAATTGTAACTCCTTTTGCTGTAGCAGAAATCCATTGCTTAAGCTATGGGGtttcttttaaattgaaattttattgtaGAACTTCTTcagagaataaaaatacttttttttttaaaaaaatggttgtCAGGAGATACAACAGAAAGTGCCTCATTACAATCAATGCAAAGCATATTTGAGGGCTTTGACAGTGCCAGATTTTAAAGGGGACTTGAATGTTTTcttgagctctttttttttttttaattattatgggtatgtaATGGTTGTCTATAtatatggagtacatgtgatgttttgatacaggcatacaatgtataataattaaatcagggtaattggaatatccatcacctcaagcatttgtcatttctttctttcttttcttttcttttcttttttttttttttttttttttttttgagatagggttttgttctgtcacccaggctggagtgcagtggcctcatcatagctcactgcagcctcaaactcctgggctcaagtgattctcctgccttagcctttctagtagctgggactacaggcatgccccaccataccaggctaattttttctagtttttgtagagatggggtctcactcttgctcaggcttgttttgaactcctgacctcaagcaatcctcccgccttgacctcccaaaatgcaaggattacaggcatgagccactcactgtgcccagcctgcatttatcatttctttgtgttgggaacattccaattccacccttttagttgttttaaaatatacagtaacTTACTTTTGACTATTTGATTTTTGACTATTAACTAGTCGCCTTGTTATTAGatcttgttcattttatctaactgtatttttgagagcttatcctaaataaaattataactaatatAGTGTGTTTTATGATTATTTAGGATGAAGTCagattcttttctccaggaaATGCCAAATGTAATTAATGTGCCTCATGGGAACCTCATGATCAACAATGGCCAGTGCATTCTTCCGgttaatttagaaaaagaaaaacagaaaaatataaagaatctgAGCTATACCAATGTCCTCCAAAGCAATCCTATGAAAAAATGTGGAATTGACACAATTaatttgcaaaaaaatgaaactccACCAGTTCCTCCTCCAAGAAGCACCTCTCGAAATTTTCCCAGCTCAGATTCCGAACAAACCTATGAAAGGTTAAAGGAAAGTTTAGAATACAACAGCTGGGTGGCCCATGAGGGTCTAAGTGAAAGGAACTGCAATCCTCACTTCCTTTTGAGGCAGCATGAGATGCCTATGTTGTGTCCAAATGAACAGAAGACTTTGAAAGAGGATATCATGTTTTCCTCTTTGGCACCAGAAGTCAAAATAGATAGCAAGCCTCCAAGTAAAGAAGATGTTGGCCTTAGCATGTGGTCATATGACATTGGTATAGGTGCCAAAAAGAGTCCCTCCACTTTTTGGTTTCAGAAAACCTGCTCTGCTCCCAATAAGCCAAAATATGAAATGGTGATCCCAGATCACCCTGCTAAATCTCATCCTGATCTTCATGTAAGTAATGACTGTAGCTCCTCAGTGACACAGAGCAGTAGCCCACTTAGAAGTTTCAGTTGTGGCTTTGAAAGAACTACAAAGAATGAAAAGCTGGCAGCAAAAACTGATGAATTTAACAGAACTGTATTTAGAACAGATAGAAATTGTCATGCAATACAGCAAAATCAAAGCTACTCTGAGGATCTTAAGCCCTGTGATACCTTATCTACTTATACAGGTAACATATCAGAAAATGACACTGTGTCTGGTATTTGGAAAGCCAGTGCCCACATGCCTGTGCCCATGGAAAATGTGCCTGATAATCCCACTGAGAAATCCACAACAGGATTAGTCACACAAATGCAGGGACACGTAAATCCTCGCCGTTATCGGAATATGCTCCACGAGCATGATTGGAGACCAAGTAATTTGTCTGGTCGACCAAGGTCAGCTGATCCCAGGTCAAACTATGGTGTCGTGGAAAAGCTGCTGAAAACCTATGAGACATCAACAGCGTCTGCACTGCAAAATTCTAAGCGCTTCCGGGATAATTGGACCAAATGTAATTTTGATGTCAGTGATGGTGCCACATTAAGTCAGCATTTAGAAATGCTCCAAATGAAACAAGAATTTCAGCAAAAGACAGCTATGTGTGGGGGACAGCAAGTGAAGCAAGGAATAGATCAGAAAAAGTTAACAGAGGTGAGAAAGCAAATCACATAGTTTGGTAGAGATGCATCAATATTTAGTCCAATCCATTGCCCATTCGTATAAATAGGATGTAAGCAAATATTTTGGCCTCTTGTCACCTGCTTTTGACCCTCTGTGAATAAATATAACTCAAAAGGAACTTTTAGGGTATAGTTTTTAAGACTGGGAATAGCAcattataacttttttaaaattttgaaatggg of Microcebus murinus isolate Inina chromosome 5, M.murinus_Inina_mat1.0, whole genome shotgun sequence contains these proteins:
- the KIAA0408 gene encoding uncharacterized protein KIAA0408 homolog gives rise to the protein MDLHKQWDNTETNWHKEKMELLDQFDNERKEWESQWKIMQKKIEELCQEVKLRRKINMHERARIIGLDLEKTTQEKMVESSPDDPSAGQYEFTGMNHRDGLGKEKKTEQSLFSEGNQMCKEQKATKKSKVGFIDPLATDNQKECEAWPAPRTSEEESKSCSGALNTALEELAKVSEELCSFQEEIRKRSNHRRMKSDSFLQEMPNVINVPHGNLMINNGQCILPVNLEKEKQKNIKNLSYTNVLQSNPMKKCGIDTINLQKNETPPVPPPRSTSRNFPSSDSEQTYERLKESLEYNSWVAHEGLSERNCNPHFLLRQHEMPMLCPNEQKTLKEDIMFSSLAPEVKIDSKPPSKEDVGLSMWSYDIGIGAKKSPSTFWFQKTCSAPNKPKYEMVIPDHPAKSHPDLHVSNDCSSSVTQSSSPLRSFSCGFERTTKNEKLAAKTDEFNRTVFRTDRNCHAIQQNQSYSEDLKPCDTLSTYTGNISENDTVSGIWKASAHMPVPMENVPDNPTEKSTTGLVTQMQGHVNPRRYRNMLHEHDWRPSNLSGRPRSADPRSNYGVVEKLLKTYETSTASALQNSKRFRDNWTKCNFDVSDGATLSQHLEMLQMKQEFQQKTAMCGGQQVKQGIDQKKLTEESLAVKTSHGKGFSRPARPANRRLPSRWASRSPSAPPALRRTAHSHTISLRSEASMI